Below is a genomic region from Flammeovirgaceae bacterium SG7u.111.
ATGGAAAAAATATGGATGGTAATTAGGTCAACAAGCCTCCTGGCCTTTTTTATTTCTGCAACTATTCTTGAGGCACAAAGCCAGTCGATGTCTCTCAAAGAATGTATCGAATATGGGCTAGAAAACCACAGGAGCAATAAGATTTATACCAATGATTTGCATGCCGCCGAGGCAAAAATTCAACAGGGCAAATCGGCTTACTTGCCCCAAGTAAGTATTAATGGGGAAATCGATGACAATTTGAAGGTGCAAACTTCGGTGATTCCCGGAAGCATTGTAGGCTCCGACCAAGATATGCGCGTGGCATTTACCAAGCAGTTTAGTACAAATATAACTGCGCAGGTAGAGCAAACCATTTTTGATCAATCGCTGATCACTTCTTTTAAAGCATATAGGTACACTAGGCAGGAAGCAGAACTGAACAAAGAGCTCAATGACGAGTCGATTATTTACAATGTGGTGACGGCTTATTACCATGTGTTGGTTAGCCGTGAGCAACTCGCCTTTCTTAGTGAAAACATCGAAATTTATAAGAAACAGATGGCTATTGCCGATTTGCGCGTAGCCAAAGGGGTGATGACGGAGGTGGATCAGAATAGGATCAAGGTTAATTACCACAATACTCTTTCCCAACTGAACGTGGCGGAAAACACCCTCACTTTTTCCGAAAACCAGTTGAAGAACTATATGGGCTTTCCACTGGCAGATCAGATCCAAATTGATTCGATCGCACTTTCTGAAAAGATTTTTGACCTAGCGGCGCAGCACGATAAAACTGCTTTTAACTCCGAAGTACGTACCGATTTTAAGCTGTCCCAAGTAAATGTTTCTTTGTTGGAGATAGACGAGAAAAGGTTGCGCGCCCAAGCATTGCCCCAGCTGAAGGCTTTTGGAAGGTACGGTGGCGTTGGTTTTGGCGATAATTTATCAGAATCATTCTCTACCATTGCCGATTTTGCTACAGTAGGCGTGAAGCTCAATATCCCGATTTTTACTGGATTCAATAGGGTTTCTCAAGTAAAACAAGCACAGTTCAGTTTGCAAAACGCCAAAGAAAATTTGGAGCTTCAAAAAGAGAATTTTGCCTTAGAATATGAAAACTCGCACAACAAACTCGTGCAATCCCGAGCAAATTTGGATAATGACGATCGAACACTTGAGCTGTCGAGGTCGGTATTCCAATCGACCGACCTTCAGTACGAGAAAGGCGTGGTCGGGCTTACCGATTGGTTGGACACACAACGCTCTTTAAGAGACTCACAATCTAGTTATCTCACTTCGCTATTTTCATTTTACGAGTCGTTGGTAGAGCTCGAAAAAGCAAATGGTACTTTGAAAAATTTCTATAACTCTTTGCAATAAAAAAAACATGAAACGCAAATACACTATTCTCATCATTAGTATAATACTTGTTGGATTAATGGGCTTCAAACTTTACTTCAACAAGGAGAAGATAAATGAGAGCAAAAATGCTGCTGTGTCTGAACCGGTGTTGATCCCCGTAAAAACAGCAACGGCTGATGTGCTCTCGGTTAACTTGAAGATTATCAAAACGGGTAAACTTGCTCCATTTAAAGAGAGCAAAGTGATGCTACCTACTGGTGGGATTGTCCAACAAATTCGATTTGAGTTGGGCGATAATGTCCGTGAAGGCCAGGTGCTTGCGGTGATAGATAACCGTGCTAACGAACTTGAGCTAGAGAAGATGGAAACGAAAGTAGCCAAGCTTAAAAACGACCTTGAAACGTACAAGGAATTGTACGAAGGAAAGGCTGCTACTAGAGAAAAGCTAAAAGATGTGCAGCAAAGCTATGACGAAGCAGTAAACCAAGTAAAGCAACTGAGCAAAAAAGTAAACGATGCGTATGTGAAAGCGCCCATTAGTGGAATAGTTGCCAGCAAATCGCTAGAGAATGGAGCGTTCGCCAACATGGGTGCCGAATTGACTGAAATAGTCAACCTTTCTACCATGAAGGTTGAGGTAAACCTGACAGAAACGGAGGTGTACCAGGTTGCAAAAGGCCAGGAAGTAAAAATAAGTACCAATGTTTTTCCAGATAAAGTATTCACTGGCAAAGTGACTTTTATAAGCCCTCAGGCAGATGCGGCATACAACTACGCTGTGGAAGTGACTTTGGACAATAGGGGAGATGTAGTATTGAGATCAGGAACATTTGTGTATGCGGACTTTTCGAAAGAATTGAACGAAACTGTACTCGCTATCCCTAGGCAAGCGCTTATGGAGAGCATTTCACAGCCTTCTGTGTATGTGGTGAAAAAAGACGAGCAAGTGGAAGAGAGAAAGGTTGAAATAGGCAAAGAAATCAATGGAAATATTGAGATTTTGAAAGGCTTGAAGCAAGGAGAAGTGGTGGTGACAACGGGCCACATCAACCTAAAGGATGGTACTAAAGTTCGAATAGCAAACTAAGTACCTGACCAGAAGAAACAAGCTATTTAGCATACAACTTTGTGTGCAAGAAAGGGAGTCAGGGATGTAAATCCCCTCCAGCGGAGGGGTGGCCTGCAAGGCCGGGGCGGGTTCAGGATGTTGCCTATACTTAAAATGATAGATATTATTGCAAAATAGGCCACCCTGCGAACCCCCTTCCGACCACGCAAAAAGCGTGGCCACCTTCCCGGGAGGAAGGGCTTTTCAATTTGTCCACTTACTTAACAAATGAATTATGTCAATATCAGAGATAGCCATAAAACGGCCACTGCTCATAGTGGTTATTTTCTTTTCGCTCATTCTTTTTGGAACAATGAGTTATTTCAACTTGAATTATAACTTGCTTCCAAAAATACAAGTCAACGTGGTAAGTGTTACCACTGTGTATCCAGGCGCTTCGGCATCGGAGGTAGAAAGCTCCGTTACCAAAAAACTGGAAGATGCCATAGCATCGATAGAAGGATTGGACCAGATCACCTCAAGCTCTCAGGAAGGTGTTTCCCAAATAACGGCAACATTAAAAGCAAGTGCCGACCTCGACAATGCCGAACGTAAAATTCAGCGGAAAGTAGATCAAATAGGCAATGAGTTGCCTGAGGATATCAATAAACCAATCGTCTCCAAGGTAAGTTTGGACGAAACGCCGGTAATCAAAGCGGGTGTTACTTCTAGTCGTTCACCAAAGTCTCTTTACGATTTGGTGGACAATCAAATTAAACCGATCCTTCAAAATATTGCTGGTGTTGGTCAGATAAACATCATTGGCGGAGATGAGCGGGAAATTCAAGTAAATATTTTACCTGAAAAGCTCAAAGGATATCACCTCAATATCGATCAAGTATCACAGGCTATCAGCAGTGCAAACCGCTCTTTTCCAGCTGGTAGGGTTAAAACCCAACAGAGTACCACCTCCATTCGTTTTGATGCCAACGTGACTTCTATCGATCAGATCAAAAAGATCATTGTGTTCAAAAGCAGGTCGAGCACGATCTATCTGGAAGATATTGCGGAAGTGGTAGATGCTACTGCCGAATCTACGGCTATCAACCATGTGGATGGATTGCCTTCCATAGGTATTCAGGTGGTGAAGCAAGGCGATGCCAATGCGGTGGACGTGAGCGACTTGGTAAAGAAAAAATTTGCGGAGCTAGAGAAAGAGTATGAGGGCGATGAATTGGCATTTGTGGTCTCTAGTGACCAGAGTACCTACACATTGGCTTCGGCGCATGCGGTAATGGAAGACTTAGGCTTGGCAGTGGTGATTGTTGGTATTGTAATGCTGGCATTTTTGCACAGCTTTAGAAGCTCGATGTTTGTCATGATCGCCTTGCCGTGTTCTATTATACCCACGTTCATAGCAATGTACATATTTGGCTTTTCCCTAAACCTTATGACCCTTATGGCCATGTCGTTGGTGGTAGGTATTTTGGTGGATGACTCCATTGTGGTATTGGAGAATATCTACCGGCATATGGAAATGGGCTCGGATAAGAGAAAGGCGGCACTAGATGGCAGAAATGAGATTGGGTTTACCGCTCTTGCCATCACCCTCGTCGATGTTGTGGTGTTTTTGCCCTTGGCTATGAGTGGGGGGATCATCGGATCCATCCTTAGAGAGTTCGCATTGGTTGTGGTTTTTTCTACGCTCATGAGTTTGTTTGTGTCCTTCACCATTACCCCGCTATTGGTAAGCAGGTTTGGTAAATTAAAGCATTTGACAGGGAATACCTTGTGGGGGAAAATAAACCTAGGTTTTGAAGATTTTATTACGAATCTAAAAAATGACTATGGCGATGCCTTGACCTTCCTCTTGAGAAAGAAACGTTGGCTGCTATCTGCGGTGATTCTCATGATTGTCGGCTCTATCACCCTGCTAGCGAAAGGATTTATTGGGTTTGCCTTTATTCCAAATTCTGACCAAGGAGAGATTTCTATTACCTTAGAACTTGAACCTACGGCCTCTATTTATCAGACCAATATGCTTGCCCAAGAGGCTGAAGAGATCATGATGAAGCGACCTGAGGTAACGAGGGTGTTTACCAGTGTGGGCTTTTTGGTTGGCGGAGTTTCTGGTGCTGGAAACAACAATAACATGGCGGAACTTACCGTTTCGCTTTGCGATAAAGAGCAGCGGAGCCAAACCTCACAGGAATTTGGGTTAGAGATGCAGCGATTGTTGACAGCGACTATCCCTGGTGTGAAAGTATCTGCGGCAGCGGTTGCCATATCTGGTGGGGGCAGTTCAGTTCCTATCCAAATAGCGGTGTTGGGCCTTGACCTGAAACAAGTAAGGCAAATTGCCGATCAGATAATGGAAGTGACCAGATCAGTGCCCGGAACCCAGTATGTGGCTTTGTCGGTAAAAGACCAAAAGCCCGAAATAGAAGTGAGTTTGGATAGGGACAAAATGACCCTGTTGGGCTTGAATGCGAGCCAAGTCGGGATGGCAATCCAAAACTCATTTAGTGGCAATGACCAAAGCAAGCTCAAAGAAGCAGGCGATGAATACGACATCAACATTAGGCTAGATCCTAACCATCGTTCCAGCATCAGTGATGTGGAGAATCTGTCTTTTACGAATATGGATGGGCAGACTTTTCTTCTTAGCCAATTTGCTAAAGTAGGGTATGTAATGGGAGAAAGTGTATTGCAACGAAGCGATAGGATTGGTGCTATCACGGTTCAGTCTAACGTGATCGGTCGCCCAGTAGGTTCTGTTACTGCCGAAATAAAAGATGAAATTGCGAAAATGAGTTTGCCTGCTGGGGTTTCAGTCGAATTCCTTGGCGATGCAAAGAACCAAGGAGAGGCATTTGGCAGCTTGGGCTTGGCATTGATCACAGCTATCATCTTGGTGTACCTCATCATGGTGGCGCTGTATGAAAATGCTGTCTACCCATTTGTTGTATTGTTTTCCATTCCTGTAGCACTGATCGGGGCTTTGCTTGCCTTGGCACTTACCATGGAATCGCTCAATATTTTTACCATCATCGGTATTATCATGCTCTTGGGACTGGTGTCCAAAAATGCAATCCTGATCGTCGATTTTACCAACCAACTCAGGGGAGAAGGCAAATCGGTAAGGGAAGCCTTGATTGAGGCTGGGAAAGAACGTCTCAGGCCAATTTTGATGACCACCCTTGCAATGGTTTTTGGTATGCTTCCTATCGCCATAGCTAGTGGTCCTGGAGCTGAGATGAAAAACGGGATGGCATGGGTAATTATTGGTGGTCTTATCAGCTCTATGATTTTGACACTATTTGTGGTGCCAGCTATGTACCTCATTATCGATTCGATCATTAGCAAGTTTCAGAAAAAAACTGAAGTACAACTTCAAGCACAATCCATCTAAACACTAAATGTTATGATTAAAAAAACCTCTCTTCTGATTGTACTTCAGCTTGTTGTTCTTTATGCCTTTGGGCAACAAGCCCAAGAAGATTATAGAAAGCATATGATGGATTCTATTAAGGAAGCTTATATAGATGAATTAGCTTTTAAAACTCCTGCGATGCGGCAGTTAATTTTTTCAACGGAGTACCTTGGTTCAGGAGATATCAGCTCAAAATTAAATGGGGATCCATTTTTTGATGGAACCACGCAAACTACACGCTATTTTGTCAATATGAATATTCCTATCACGCATATTGGTAAAAATAGTATATCAGGCTCAATAGGTGTCAGCCATCAACGTATTTCGATGAGCGAAATTGAGAGCTACAATTCAGATATTCAAGTCCACGATATGGATATTGAGAAAACAGTTTTGAATGGTTCTCTGAGGCTGACAAGAGTAGACTCTTTATTCAATCGTCCCATAGTTTATATGGTTTATACTACGGGTTTGATAGATCCTGAAACGTCACAGATTAAGTTGCTTGTTGGCGGTTTGGGCTTGCTTACGCTCAGAAAGACTCAAAAATCTGCCTTGTCACTAGGTTTAGTACTGACCACTGACCCTACCTCTCCTTTACCAGTGATTCCATTTATCACTTATGAGACAAAGCTAAGCCCAACAACGGATTTGTCATTAGGCATCTCTGGGGTTGGTGTACGAAAAATGCTAGGGAAAAAAGCATCAATCGCCTTTTCGAATGGCTTGGGGGGAAGCTTGATGTTGCTTCAATATGATATGCCAAGTTTTGATGGCCTATATTTCCCAAAGAAATCCACCTATTCAACACTTGAGTTAAAATCGGGTCTTACATTTGAATATTTGATAACAAAGAAAACTATATTTACGCTGAATACAGGAGCAACTTATTTTGCAGCCTCTAATACAATAGAACAAGGCAAAGCTTCGGATCCTTTTATCAAAAATAAATTGGGGATAGTGCCTTTTGCTCAGGTTGGCGTTTCATTCCTGCCATTTTGGAAAGGGTTCGGCAAATAGTATATTAGAAGTTGATCATGTCAATAAAAGAAAAATGGGATACAAGCCAACCTTCATAAACCTGATTAGAGTGACTATATTGCTGTCACTAGTAATAGGCTTGATATCTTTTATTTCCCTTTTAATTGCTGAAATGGATGTTTATCAGGCAAGTGTGTTGGCTCTTATGGGCGTAGTGACCATTATATTGATAGGGATTGCCGATATTTATATTTTTGATGCAGGGTTTGATAATACTACTGTACGATCAGAAAAACGGAAGCTGAGGGGACGTTTTTTAGTCTCTTTGGCTGTCAGTCCAGTAGTGTATGTTGTAACTTGGATATTATTTACACCATTAACAGGTAATGCCCCTTTTCTCTGGCTACAATTACGTGGCCTTATCATTTTACTATTCTCAAGTTGGATAATGAATGGCTTGATCATAATGCTTTATAAATATGTCTTTTTACGTCATTCTAGTACACAGTCTGAAATAGAGAACCTTCAGTTGAAATCGTTGGTGAGTGAAACGGCAAATCAAGTGTTGAAGCAGCAGATCCATCCGCACTTTTTGTTTAATGTACTGAATACGATAAAATCTTTATACAAGCAGGATATCCAGCAAGGTGAGGAGTACTTGGTTCATTTGGCTAACTTTCTAAGGGCATCCATATCGGGACCTACTTCCAAAACGGTAAGTGTAGATGCTGAACTCCAACTTTGTAGGGATTATATTGCAATGCAACGTATTCGTTTTGGGGATGCGCTCACGTATAAGGTGGATTTGCCGCCAGAGGTTCTTAACCAACGCTTTATACCCTATTTCTCTGTACAGCTGCTGTTGGAAAATGCGATCAAGCATAATGTGCTTACAGAAGAAGCTCCGCTCAATATTTCTGTGACCAAAGAAGGGGAGTATATCAAGGTAGCCAACAATCTCCAACAAAGAACATCATCCAAAGAATCTTCTACCATGCAAGGGCTGTTTAACCTAACGGAGCGGTATAAATTGATTTCGGGAGATGAAGTACATATTTCCCAAGAGGAGCGTTGTTTTTCCGTTAAGATAAAACTGTTGAGCGATGAATATAGTAATAATTGAAGATGAAAAGTTGACTGCCAATGACTTGGCAAATACAATCAAAGAATATGACCCTGCTATAGAAATAGTAGCAAAATTACATTCTGTCAAAGATGCGCTTCGGTACTTTTACGAAGGAGTAAAGCCGGACCTTATCTTTAGCGATATCGAGTTAGGAGATGGCTTAAGCTTTGAAGTATTTCAGGCAGTAAAGCTGTATGTTCCTGTGGTTTTTTGCACCGCATACGACGAATACGCATTGGAGGCTTTCAAGGCTAATGGAATAGATTATCTGTTGAAACCCTTTACGTTCAAAACGGTAAGTGCTTCCTTGGACAAGTTTTACAAAATAACACAAGCATCCAAGACCGCAGAGGTCGATCAGTTGGGGAATGTGATGCGCTTATTAGAAAAGCGTGAACCTGAGCCTCCATCGACTATTCTCGTGCATTATAAGGACAAAATATTGCCCATAAAGCTGCAAGAAATTGCCGTGTTTTACCTCGAAAACCAGGTTGTTCATTTGATTACCTTTGACCGTAAAGTTTACTTTCCAGATAAAAGCTTGGAAGAGCTGGAGAAAATAACGGGCAAGGGTTTCTTCCGCACGAATAGGCAAAGTTTGGTGAACCGCGAGGCAATCGTGGATGTTTCACATCGCCTTAGCCGCAAGCTTTGGGTAAACCTCTCCGTGCCCATCAAAGAAGCCGTGACCATAAGTAAAGAAAAGTCTACCTCATTTCTGAATTGGCTTGCCATGGGGAGCTAACGTTTTTGTCTAACAAAAAAATAACCTGTTTATAACCATGCCCAAGAATATCATTACCGCAAAAGGACTCTCTCGAATAGAAATAACCGTTCATGTGATTTGCTATATTCTTGGTTTGAATTTTTTCTTGTTTATAAAAACGAGCGGAGATATCCCGATTGAAGAAGGTTGGGTAAAAGAGAATACCTATATCATTACTAATTTTGTTGGTACTGTGATTGGGGGTGTTATGGCATTTTTGGAATTTCGAGTGTATCCCCAATTTGCGGGGCTGAAGTACCGAGTTTTTATTGCGTTAAAATTCGTATTAAACTCAATTACAATAGTAGTTGGCAATGCTGTAAGTATTTTATTTTTAATACTTTTTTTTAATAAACTTCCGATTGCTGAGGCATTATCTGCCTTGTTCTCCTATTTTCGATCTGGAATTTTCCTTTCCTTCTTTCTATACCTTACTTTTTTCAGCTA
It encodes:
- a CDS encoding TolC family protein — protein: MMEKIWMVIRSTSLLAFFISATILEAQSQSMSLKECIEYGLENHRSNKIYTNDLHAAEAKIQQGKSAYLPQVSINGEIDDNLKVQTSVIPGSIVGSDQDMRVAFTKQFSTNITAQVEQTIFDQSLITSFKAYRYTRQEAELNKELNDESIIYNVVTAYYHVLVSREQLAFLSENIEIYKKQMAIADLRVAKGVMTEVDQNRIKVNYHNTLSQLNVAENTLTFSENQLKNYMGFPLADQIQIDSIALSEKIFDLAAQHDKTAFNSEVRTDFKLSQVNVSLLEIDEKRLRAQALPQLKAFGRYGGVGFGDNLSESFSTIADFATVGVKLNIPIFTGFNRVSQVKQAQFSLQNAKENLELQKENFALEYENSHNKLVQSRANLDNDDRTLELSRSVFQSTDLQYEKGVVGLTDWLDTQRSLRDSQSSYLTSLFSFYESLVELEKANGTLKNFYNSLQ
- a CDS encoding efflux RND transporter periplasmic adaptor subunit, translated to MKRKYTILIISIILVGLMGFKLYFNKEKINESKNAAVSEPVLIPVKTATADVLSVNLKIIKTGKLAPFKESKVMLPTGGIVQQIRFELGDNVREGQVLAVIDNRANELELEKMETKVAKLKNDLETYKELYEGKAATREKLKDVQQSYDEAVNQVKQLSKKVNDAYVKAPISGIVASKSLENGAFANMGAELTEIVNLSTMKVEVNLTETEVYQVAKGQEVKISTNVFPDKVFTGKVTFISPQADAAYNYAVEVTLDNRGDVVLRSGTFVYADFSKELNETVLAIPRQALMESISQPSVYVVKKDEQVEERKVEIGKEINGNIEILKGLKQGEVVVTTGHINLKDGTKVRIAN
- a CDS encoding efflux RND transporter permease subunit; this translates as MSISEIAIKRPLLIVVIFFSLILFGTMSYFNLNYNLLPKIQVNVVSVTTVYPGASASEVESSVTKKLEDAIASIEGLDQITSSSQEGVSQITATLKASADLDNAERKIQRKVDQIGNELPEDINKPIVSKVSLDETPVIKAGVTSSRSPKSLYDLVDNQIKPILQNIAGVGQINIIGGDEREIQVNILPEKLKGYHLNIDQVSQAISSANRSFPAGRVKTQQSTTSIRFDANVTSIDQIKKIIVFKSRSSTIYLEDIAEVVDATAESTAINHVDGLPSIGIQVVKQGDANAVDVSDLVKKKFAELEKEYEGDELAFVVSSDQSTYTLASAHAVMEDLGLAVVIVGIVMLAFLHSFRSSMFVMIALPCSIIPTFIAMYIFGFSLNLMTLMAMSLVVGILVDDSIVVLENIYRHMEMGSDKRKAALDGRNEIGFTALAITLVDVVVFLPLAMSGGIIGSILREFALVVVFSTLMSLFVSFTITPLLVSRFGKLKHLTGNTLWGKINLGFEDFITNLKNDYGDALTFLLRKKRWLLSAVILMIVGSITLLAKGFIGFAFIPNSDQGEISITLELEPTASIYQTNMLAQEAEEIMMKRPEVTRVFTSVGFLVGGVSGAGNNNNMAELTVSLCDKEQRSQTSQEFGLEMQRLLTATIPGVKVSAAAVAISGGGSSVPIQIAVLGLDLKQVRQIADQIMEVTRSVPGTQYVALSVKDQKPEIEVSLDRDKMTLLGLNASQVGMAIQNSFSGNDQSKLKEAGDEYDINIRLDPNHRSSISDVENLSFTNMDGQTFLLSQFAKVGYVMGESVLQRSDRIGAITVQSNVIGRPVGSVTAEIKDEIAKMSLPAGVSVEFLGDAKNQGEAFGSLGLALITAIILVYLIMVALYENAVYPFVVLFSIPVALIGALLALALTMESLNIFTIIGIIMLLGLVSKNAILIVDFTNQLRGEGKSVREALIEAGKERLRPILMTTLAMVFGMLPIAIASGPGAEMKNGMAWVIIGGLISSMILTLFVVPAMYLIIDSIISKFQKKTEVQLQAQSI
- a CDS encoding DUF6268 family outer membrane beta-barrel protein, which codes for MIKKTSLLIVLQLVVLYAFGQQAQEDYRKHMMDSIKEAYIDELAFKTPAMRQLIFSTEYLGSGDISSKLNGDPFFDGTTQTTRYFVNMNIPITHIGKNSISGSIGVSHQRISMSEIESYNSDIQVHDMDIEKTVLNGSLRLTRVDSLFNRPIVYMVYTTGLIDPETSQIKLLVGGLGLLTLRKTQKSALSLGLVLTTDPTSPLPVIPFITYETKLSPTTDLSLGISGVGVRKMLGKKASIAFSNGLGGSLMLLQYDMPSFDGLYFPKKSTYSTLELKSGLTFEYLITKKTIFTLNTGATYFAASNTIEQGKASDPFIKNKLGIVPFAQVGVSFLPFWKGFGK
- a CDS encoding histidine kinase, which encodes MGYKPTFINLIRVTILLSLVIGLISFISLLIAEMDVYQASVLALMGVVTIILIGIADIYIFDAGFDNTTVRSEKRKLRGRFLVSLAVSPVVYVVTWILFTPLTGNAPFLWLQLRGLIILLFSSWIMNGLIIMLYKYVFLRHSSTQSEIENLQLKSLVSETANQVLKQQIHPHFLFNVLNTIKSLYKQDIQQGEEYLVHLANFLRASISGPTSKTVSVDAELQLCRDYIAMQRIRFGDALTYKVDLPPEVLNQRFIPYFSVQLLLENAIKHNVLTEEAPLNISVTKEGEYIKVANNLQQRTSSKESSTMQGLFNLTERYKLISGDEVHISQEERCFSVKIKLLSDEYSNN
- a CDS encoding LytTR family DNA-binding domain-containing protein, whose amino-acid sequence is MNIVIIEDEKLTANDLANTIKEYDPAIEIVAKLHSVKDALRYFYEGVKPDLIFSDIELGDGLSFEVFQAVKLYVPVVFCTAYDEYALEAFKANGIDYLLKPFTFKTVSASLDKFYKITQASKTAEVDQLGNVMRLLEKREPEPPSTILVHYKDKILPIKLQEIAVFYLENQVVHLITFDRKVYFPDKSLEELEKITGKGFFRTNRQSLVNREAIVDVSHRLSRKLWVNLSVPIKEAVTISKEKSTSFLNWLAMGS